From a region of the Helianthus annuus cultivar XRQ/B chromosome 5, HanXRQr2.0-SUNRISE, whole genome shotgun sequence genome:
- the LOC110941531 gene encoding mitochondrial phosphate carrier protein 3, mitochondrial, protein MENSRNSLIPSFLYSSSSLKSGFNFDQGMADQVKLTDGSSFSVAASSAVAKRGFVVQAPSEPGGIKMFSPAYYAACTAGGTLACGITHTAITPLDVVKCNMQIDPAKYKNISSGFGVLLKEQGLKGFYKGWAPTLLGYSAQGASKYGFYEYFKKTYSDIAGPEYATKYKTLIYLAGSASAEIIADVALCPFEAVKIRVQTQPGFARGLSDGLPKIIKNEGVAGLYKGLVPLWGRQIPYTMMKFASFETIVEMMYKHAIPTPKEQCSPSFQLGVSFAGGYLAGILCAVVSHPADNLVSFLNNAEGATVGDAVKKLGLWGLFTRGLPLRIIMIGSLTGVQWGIYDSFKVYVGLPTTGGAAPVAAK, encoded by the exons ATGGAGAATTCTCGGAACTCGCTGATACCGAGCTTTCTCTACTCGTCTTCTTCGCTGAAAAGCGGATTTAATTTTGATCAGGGGATGGCTGATCAAGTGAAGTTGACTGATGGTTCGTCGTTTTCAGTTGCAGCATCTTCGGCTGTTGCGAAAAGAGGTTTTGTGGTGCAGGCTCCAAGTGAGCCCGGTGGTATTAAGATGTTCTCGCCGGCTTATTATGCGGCTTGTACAGCAGGTGGTACTTTGGCGTGTGGGATCACTCACACGGCGATCACTCCGTTGGATGTTGTGAAATGTAATATGCAG ATTGACCCTGCAAAGTACAAGAACATTTCATCTGGATTTGGGGTATTGCTCAAGGAGCAAGGACTCAAAGGTTTTTACAAGGGCTGGGCACCAACACTATTGGGTTATAGTGCACAGGGTGCTTCCAAATACGGGTTTTATGAGTATTTCAAGAAAACATACTCTGACATCGCTGGCCCCGAGTATGCTACCAAGTACAAGACTTTGATCTACCTTGCTGGTTCTGCATCGGCAGAAATTATCGCGGACGTTGCTCTTTGCCCGTTTGAGGCGGTTAAGATTCGTGTCCAAACGCAACCTGGATTTGCTAGAGGTTTGTCGGATGGTCTTCCAAAGATTATCAAGAATGAAGGTGTTGCAGG GCTCTACAAGGGGCTGGTTCCACTGTGGGGAAGACAAATTCCAT ATACAATGATGAAGTTTGCATCTTTTGAGACAATAGTGGAGATGATGTACAAACATGCGATCCCTACACCGAAAGAGCAATGCAGTCCAAGTTTTCAGCTTGGAGTGAGCTTTGCTGGTGGTTATTTGGCTGGTATATTATGCGCTGTTGTTTCTCACCCGGCGGATAACTTGGTCTCTTTCCTCAACAATGCTGAAGGTGCTACAGTTGGAGAT GCTGTCAAGAAACTCGGTTTATGGGGTCTCTTCACGCGTGGGCTGCCTCTTCGTATAATCATGATTGGAAGTCTTACTGGAGTACAATGGGGTATCTATGATTCGTTTAAAGTCTACGTCGGGCT GCCGACTACTGGTGGTGCTGCTCCTGTTGCTGCAAAGTAA
- the LOC110941530 gene encoding 50S ribosomal protein L17 codes for MTKFRKLNRPTGHRISMLRTMVSQLVKHERIETTVAKAKEVRRLADNMVQLGKEGTLCAARRAAAFVRGDDVIHKLFTELAYRYKDRAGGYTRVLRTRIRVGDAAPMAYIEFIDRENELRQSKPPAPQPAQRPPLDPWTRSKLSRSFASPKEAKSSEAED; via the exons ATGACGAAGTTCAGGAAGCTCAATCGTCCTACCGGACATCGAATATCCATGCTCAG GACCATGGTTTCTCAGCTGGTGAAGCATGAACGAATTGAAACTACTGTTGCCAAG GCAAAAGAAGTTCGACGACTTGCTGATAACATGGTGCAACTTGGGAAAGAG GGTACACTTTGTGCTGCCAGGCGTGCTGCTGCCTTTGTGCGAGGAGATGATGTTATTCACAAACTATTTACCGAGTTGGCTTACCGATACAA AGATCGGGCAGGAGGGTATACAAGAGTGCTTCGAACTCGAATAAGAGTTGGTGATGCTGCACCAATGGCATATATTGA GTTCATAGACAGGGAAAACGAGCTTCGACAGTCAAAACCTCCGGCCCCACAACCCGCTCAAAGACCACCGTTGGATCCCTGGACAAGATCTAAGCTTAGCAGGAGTTTCGCATCTCCTAAAGAAGCCAAAAGCTCAGAAGCAGAGGATTAA